One Solibacillus isronensis genomic window carries:
- the madM gene encoding malonate transporter subunit MadM: MWDALKTALESNGLITGFVIVGITMYVAYLISNKLTKGLIHGSAIAIVLGLVLAYFGGVFSDGTKGLADISLFAGIGLLGGSMLRDFAIVATSFGANFDEIKKAGIRGISSLFIGVGLSFVVGIIFALIFGYTDAVSLATIGAGTVTYIVGPVTGAALGASSEVIAISIAAGLVKSVVVMVGTPFIAKYIGLNNPLSAMVYGGLLGTTSGVTGGLAATDVRLVPYGAVTATFYTGLGCLLCPTLLFILTDMIW, translated from the coding sequence ATGTGGGATGCTCTTAAAACTGCATTAGAATCTAATGGCTTAATTACTGGTTTTGTCATTGTCGGGATTACAATGTATGTCGCATATTTAATTTCGAATAAATTAACGAAAGGGCTAATTCATGGATCGGCCATTGCAATCGTTCTCGGATTAGTATTGGCATATTTCGGCGGTGTTTTCAGTGACGGTACAAAAGGGTTAGCTGATATTTCGTTATTTGCAGGGATTGGTCTTTTAGGCGGAAGTATGCTTCGTGACTTTGCCATTGTAGCTACATCTTTCGGTGCAAACTTTGACGAAATTAAAAAAGCAGGTATTCGCGGGATTTCCTCACTCTTTATCGGTGTTGGATTATCGTTTGTAGTTGGTATTATTTTTGCGCTTATTTTCGGTTATACAGATGCGGTAAGTCTTGCTACAATCGGTGCAGGAACAGTAACTTATATTGTTGGTCCAGTAACGGGAGCTGCCTTAGGTGCAAGCTCAGAAGTTATTGCGATCAGTATTGCAGCCGGGTTAGTAAAATCGGTAGTCGTAATGGTAGGAACTCCATTTATTGCGAAATATATTGGACTTAACAATCCATTATCTGCAATGGTATATGGCGGATTACTAGGAACTACTTCCGGTGTTACGGGAGGATTAGCTGCAACGGATGTACGATTGGTCCCGTATGGTGCCGTTACAGCTACTTTCTACACAGGATTAGGCTGCTTACTTTGCCCTACCCTGTTATTCATCTTAACAGATATGATTTGGTAA
- a CDS encoding YfbR-like 5'-deoxynucleotidase: protein MIIIGIHTFFTSLNDLERIIRCPGRFKFEEHNVAAHSWKVSQYAMFFATLEERAGSQIDWKSLYEKTINHDFAEVFIGDIKTPVKHASVELKQMLSHVEEKMMEKFIREEIPHDLQDVFFERMKEGKDETIEGRLLEFADKLDQFYESFAELKRGNTDKEFVHMYETALSKLLLIDLPVSVDYFRNEILSDVVTEKTVIDIALLTENILQQHIE from the coding sequence GTGATTATTATAGGTATCCATACATTTTTTACAAGTTTAAATGATTTGGAGCGTATCATCCGCTGTCCTGGTCGCTTTAAATTCGAAGAACATAATGTGGCAGCACACTCGTGGAAAGTTTCCCAGTACGCCATGTTCTTTGCAACATTGGAGGAACGTGCAGGCAGTCAAATAGATTGGAAATCGCTATACGAGAAAACGATCAATCATGACTTTGCCGAAGTTTTCATCGGGGATATTAAAACACCTGTCAAACATGCAAGTGTCGAACTAAAGCAAATGCTTTCACATGTCGAAGAGAAAATGATGGAGAAATTTATCCGAGAAGAGATTCCACATGATTTACAGGATGTATTTTTTGAACGTATGAAAGAAGGCAAAGACGAGACAATTGAAGGAAGACTGCTTGAGTTTGCAGACAAGCTGGATCAGTTTTACGAGTCATTTGCAGAGCTGAAGCGTGGGAATACGGACAAAGAGTTTGTTCATATGTATGAAACAGCACTAAGCAAGTTACTGCTGATTGATCTTCCGGTATCTGTAGATTATTTCCGCAATGAAATTTTATCCGATGTTGTTACGGAAAAGACGGTCATCGATATCGCGCTTTTAACCGAAAACATTTTACAACAGCATATTGAATAA
- a CDS encoding malonate decarboxylase holo-ACP synthase yields the protein MELTVHDLVYLKSMDQIEYFGNYPKWMNEDEMAQGIAVVRRMKVEDGKVAIGFRGDNRSKRFAAITAISNIKRVIRPFDVLINSYPATHVQSLTYIEKILDGFKWGIGGSVGFSMGTGINVCHENSDIDIVLYCEKLQELDQLKPILSQLQKCAHRVDVQVEILGVGAVVLADYLEHASFIVRTSTGPILLEKESLVYKG from the coding sequence ATGGAACTAACTGTACATGATTTAGTGTATTTAAAGTCTATGGATCAAATTGAGTACTTCGGTAATTATCCTAAATGGATGAATGAGGACGAAATGGCTCAAGGCATTGCTGTTGTAAGACGTATGAAAGTAGAAGACGGGAAAGTTGCGATAGGCTTTCGTGGGGATAATCGATCTAAACGATTTGCTGCGATTACAGCGATATCTAACATTAAACGGGTGATTCGGCCTTTTGATGTTCTGATAAATTCATATCCTGCGACGCATGTCCAATCACTTACTTATATTGAAAAGATATTGGACGGTTTTAAATGGGGGATTGGCGGAAGTGTTGGTTTTTCAATGGGTACTGGAATCAACGTCTGCCATGAAAACAGTGATATTGACATTGTTTTGTACTGTGAAAAGCTACAGGAGCTGGATCAGTTGAAGCCTATTCTCTCACAGCTACAGAAATGTGCTCACCGGGTTGATGTCCAAGTGGAGATCTTAGGGGTCGGGGCCGTTGTTTTAGCTGATTATTTAGAACACGCTTCATTTATCGTAAGAACGAGTACGGGCCCGATTCTGCTTGAAAAAGAATCATTAGTATATAAAGGGTAG
- the mdcA gene encoding malonate decarboxylase subunit alpha — protein MVLIQQQRSWSTRLEGKKKRLAEVEHLVNGVTIPTEKIVDVLELLIKPGDRVVLEGNNQKQASFLSQALVKVDPERVHDLHMIMSSVSRPEHLDIFEEGIAKKIDLSFAGPQSLRIAQMIEDGRLILGDLHTYVELYGRLFIDLIPNVALVAADKADRFGNLYTGPNTEETPTIVEAAAFRDGIVIAQVNEIVDELPRVDIPGSWVDFIVEADEPYELEPLFTRDPRHITDIQILQAMMCIRGIYEKHGVQSLNHGIGFNTAAIELLLPSYGEQLGLKGKICKNWVLNPHPTLIPAIETGWVESVHCFGGELGMEKYVQARRDIFFTGKDGSLRSNRTLAQLAGQYAVDLFIGSTLQMDAYGNSSTVTKGRVAGYGGAPNMGHDPGGRRHSTEAWYNMMTSQDELARGKKLVVQVAETFQDANTPVFVERLDAIDVKKQANLAVAPVMIYAEDVTHVVTEEGIAYLYKTDSPAERREMIASIAGVTPLGMENDVKRTKSLRERGLVAMPEDLNILRGEANRSLLAAKNIDELVQWSGGLYEPPSKFKSW, from the coding sequence ATGGTATTAATTCAACAGCAGCGTTCTTGGTCAACAAGATTGGAAGGAAAGAAAAAGAGATTGGCGGAAGTGGAGCATCTAGTAAATGGTGTAACAATTCCTACAGAGAAAATTGTAGATGTACTTGAGTTGCTTATTAAACCGGGGGATCGGGTTGTTCTTGAAGGAAACAACCAAAAGCAGGCATCATTTTTATCTCAAGCTCTTGTAAAGGTAGATCCAGAACGTGTACATGATTTACATATGATTATGTCCAGTGTGTCGCGTCCGGAACATTTAGATATTTTTGAGGAAGGTATCGCCAAGAAAATCGACTTAAGTTTTGCCGGACCTCAAAGTTTACGTATTGCACAGATGATTGAAGATGGCCGATTGATTTTAGGGGATCTGCACACATATGTAGAGCTTTATGGAAGACTGTTTATCGATTTAATACCGAATGTTGCGCTAGTTGCAGCTGATAAAGCGGACCGTTTCGGAAACTTATATACAGGACCAAATACGGAAGAAACACCAACAATTGTAGAAGCAGCAGCTTTCCGTGATGGAATTGTCATTGCTCAAGTAAATGAAATTGTGGATGAACTGCCGCGTGTTGATATTCCGGGTTCTTGGGTCGATTTCATCGTTGAAGCGGATGAACCGTATGAGCTTGAGCCGTTGTTTACACGTGACCCGCGCCATATTACAGATATTCAGATTTTACAGGCGATGATGTGTATTCGCGGTATTTATGAAAAACACGGTGTTCAATCTTTAAATCATGGGATTGGTTTTAATACAGCTGCAATCGAGCTGCTTTTACCTTCATATGGTGAGCAATTAGGCTTGAAAGGCAAAATATGCAAAAACTGGGTTCTTAATCCGCACCCGACACTGATTCCGGCGATTGAAACAGGCTGGGTAGAAAGTGTTCACTGTTTTGGCGGTGAATTAGGAATGGAAAAATACGTGCAGGCCCGTCGCGATATTTTCTTCACAGGTAAAGATGGAAGTCTTCGTTCAAATCGTACGTTGGCACAGCTTGCAGGTCAGTATGCGGTTGATTTATTTATCGGATCGACATTGCAAATGGATGCATACGGCAATTCATCGACGGTAACAAAAGGGCGTGTTGCAGGTTATGGTGGTGCACCAAATATGGGACATGATCCGGGCGGACGCCGTCACTCAACAGAAGCTTGGTATAACATGATGACTAGTCAGGATGAATTGGCTCGCGGGAAAAAGCTAGTTGTACAAGTAGCGGAAACATTCCAGGATGCCAACACACCAGTCTTCGTTGAACGTTTAGATGCAATTGATGTAAAGAAACAGGCGAATTTAGCGGTCGCACCGGTCATGATTTATGCGGAAGATGTTACACATGTTGTGACAGAAGAAGGGATTGCCTACCTGTATAAAACAGATAGCCCTGCAGAACGTAGAGAAATGATTGCTTCGATTGCTGGGGTAACACCGCTAGGGATGGAAAATGATGTGAAGCGCACAAAATCACTTCGCGAGCGCGGTTTAGTGGCAATGCCGGAAGACTTAAATATTTTACGCGGTGAAGCGAATCGTTCATTGTTGGCGGCAAAAAATATTGATGAGCTTGTTCAATGGTCTGGCGGTTTATATGAGCCACCATCGAAATTCAAAAGTTGGTAA
- a CDS encoding biotin-independent malonate decarboxylase subunit beta, protein MNNSITLPVSIVESKARERALLLLDEGTAHEILGPFDFFESPHLEAQNIVPQSDDGMIIMQGTIRGRRSLVISIEGSFQGGGIGEVSGAKFAGALERAFASCEAGELIYPVIIYDTGGVRLQEANYGLLSIAEISSAIVALKKYVPVIGIIPGKVGSFGGMSLTAGLCSALIMTREGRLGMNGPEVVQQEAGIQELNAKQKPFIWKMIGGSMRYNSNLVDAIVEDDVVNYLDTLEDLWAKNSFKQRTTEYDTFLNMLNHLQFEEKISPDEAQEILSNRSDLANAELKVADGENPSRGRTWFNAFTNNAPSISEIPSVLVADAHLNGEKARFIAVVPNSESKFYRARNGEFGLQEAWTVAKYVRQAIEEDKDSADKRLIVPIIDVPGQAFGYHEELFGIYLACAASVEAYAVARQSGHPIVTCVVGKAISGAFLAHGMQGNRIISLDDSEVQVHVMSKKSAALVTMRTVEELDEFAKSVPSMAYDVHSFQTLGALHELIDGINADEPSKEQVRKVLHSIVMAKEDIIQSGDRTLANRIQSKVAVENGRKASIAVREKITQQWN, encoded by the coding sequence GTGAATAATTCTATTACATTACCTGTAAGTATAGTAGAAAGTAAGGCTCGTGAACGTGCACTTTTACTATTAGATGAAGGAACAGCACATGAAATATTAGGTCCGTTCGACTTTTTTGAGTCACCTCATCTAGAAGCGCAAAACATCGTGCCGCAAAGTGATGACGGAATGATTATTATGCAAGGGACAATTCGAGGTCGTCGTTCATTAGTTATTTCAATAGAAGGAAGTTTCCAAGGCGGGGGAATCGGTGAAGTTTCCGGGGCGAAATTTGCAGGGGCTTTAGAGCGTGCATTTGCGTCATGTGAAGCAGGGGAACTAATTTATCCGGTCATCATTTACGATACAGGTGGCGTTCGTCTGCAAGAAGCGAACTACGGACTTCTTTCGATTGCTGAAATTAGTTCTGCGATTGTTGCTTTGAAAAAATATGTACCTGTAATCGGCATTATTCCGGGGAAAGTCGGCTCTTTCGGAGGAATGTCGCTAACAGCTGGTCTTTGTTCCGCTTTAATCATGACACGAGAAGGGCGACTTGGCATGAATGGTCCTGAAGTAGTTCAGCAGGAAGCTGGTATCCAAGAGCTAAATGCAAAACAAAAGCCGTTTATCTGGAAGATGATTGGTGGATCAATGCGCTACAATTCAAATTTAGTGGATGCCATCGTTGAAGATGATGTCGTAAACTACTTAGATACGCTGGAAGATTTATGGGCAAAAAACAGCTTCAAACAAAGAACAACGGAGTACGATACATTTTTAAATATGTTAAATCATTTGCAGTTTGAGGAAAAGATCAGCCCAGACGAAGCACAGGAAATTTTAAGCAACCGATCTGACTTGGCAAATGCTGAATTAAAGGTTGCAGATGGGGAAAATCCGAGCAGAGGCCGTACATGGTTTAATGCATTTACAAATAATGCACCATCGATCTCTGAAATACCATCTGTTTTAGTGGCAGATGCCCATTTAAATGGAGAGAAAGCTCGTTTTATTGCTGTAGTGCCAAACAGTGAAAGTAAATTTTACCGTGCACGCAACGGGGAATTTGGTCTGCAGGAAGCGTGGACTGTTGCAAAATATGTTCGTCAGGCAATTGAAGAAGATAAGGATTCAGCGGATAAAAGATTAATCGTTCCTATTATCGATGTTCCAGGTCAGGCATTCGGCTATCACGAAGAGTTATTTGGGATTTATTTAGCTTGTGCAGCAAGTGTTGAAGCGTATGCAGTAGCGCGACAAAGCGGACATCCAATCGTTACATGTGTAGTAGGTAAAGCGATTTCAGGAGCATTTTTAGCACACGGCATGCAAGGTAACCGTATTATTTCGCTTGATGACTCAGAAGTGCAAGTACATGTAATGTCAAAAAAATCAGCAGCGCTTGTTACAATGCGTACTGTTGAAGAGTTGGATGAATTCGCAAAATCTGTTCCATCGATGGCATATGATGTCCATTCATTCCAAACGCTTGGCGCATTACATGAGTTGATCGACGGTATTAACGCAGACGAACCTTCTAAAGAACAAGTTCGAAAAGTTCTTCATTCAATTGTAATGGCAAAAGAAGATATAATTCAGTCTGGAGATAGAACGTTAGCAAATCGAATTCAATCAAAAGTAGCGGTTGAAAATGGTCGTAAAGCATCGATTGCTGTACGTGAAAAGATTACACAACAATGGAACTAA
- a CDS encoding LysM peptidoglycan-binding and 3D domain-containing protein gives MTKKKLMAVLLAGVFATGGLFASQASADTYTIQPEDTLYKISKQFQTSVEDIKELNNLTSNTIFVGDTLKIGGHDEKVYTIAPGDTLFHIALAHDATVDQLQKWNNINSDLIYPGDSITVSGPQQEYTKSEVKSATGGTQAKTSTSSAPDTGRTLTVEATAYTAYCEGCSGTTANGTNLRANPNLKVIAVDPRVIPLGTKVWVEGYGEAVAADTGGAIKGNKIDVFIPDLGNAYEWGRRTVQVKILD, from the coding sequence TTGACAAAGAAAAAATTAATGGCAGTTCTATTAGCAGGAGTATTCGCTACAGGGGGGCTATTTGCATCTCAAGCTTCTGCAGATACTTATACGATCCAACCTGAAGATACACTTTATAAAATAAGTAAACAATTTCAAACATCTGTTGAAGATATAAAGGAATTGAATAATTTAACGAGTAATACAATTTTTGTTGGGGATACATTAAAAATTGGCGGTCATGATGAGAAAGTATATACAATTGCACCAGGCGACACTTTATTCCATATTGCATTAGCCCATGATGCAACAGTTGACCAGCTGCAGAAATGGAACAATATCAATTCAGACTTAATTTACCCGGGTGACTCCATCACGGTATCCGGACCTCAACAGGAATATACCAAGAGTGAAGTGAAAAGCGCGACAGGTGGTACACAGGCAAAAACATCAACAAGTTCAGCCCCTGATACAGGAAGAACGTTGACTGTTGAAGCGACAGCATATACAGCCTACTGTGAAGGATGTTCAGGAACAACTGCAAACGGTACGAATTTACGTGCCAATCCTAATTTAAAAGTAATTGCAGTAGACCCGCGTGTCATTCCGTTAGGGACAAAAGTTTGGGTTGAAGGATATGGGGAAGCTGTTGCAGCTGACACAGGCGGAGCAATTAAAGGCAATAAAATTGATGTATTTATTCCAGACTTAGGTAACGCCTATGAATGGGGCCGCCGTACAGTACAAGTTAAAATTTTAGACTAA
- a CDS encoding malonate decarboxylase subunit delta, whose amino-acid sequence MEKLNYTFQANRPVTKQAHIGVVGSGDLEILIQPIEGSETKVEVRTGITGYAETWQKVVERFVSQQDILASIKINDFGATPGVVSIRLAQAAEVVFGE is encoded by the coding sequence ATGGAAAAGTTGAATTACACATTTCAGGCAAATCGTCCGGTTACTAAGCAAGCACATATCGGGGTTGTAGGATCGGGGGATTTAGAAATACTGATCCAGCCAATCGAAGGATCGGAAACAAAAGTAGAAGTTCGTACAGGAATTACGGGTTATGCGGAAACTTGGCAAAAAGTAGTGGAGCGTTTTGTTTCTCAGCAGGATATATTGGCTTCGATTAAGATTAATGATTTTGGTGCAACACCAGGTGTCGTATCGATAAGACTTGCACAGGCAGCGGAGGTGGTTTTCGGTGAATAA
- a CDS encoding triphosphoribosyl-dephospho-CoA synthase codes for MKQHVICKRIADEAVAALIEEVQLTPKPGLVDTENIGAHHDLSLIKMQNSAHSLHNTFYQMAMLSFNRQPTVEIREQFGAIGRNGEKEMFAVTENSNTHKGAIWSIGLLCSAIARRQGKVLFPQVFNDAAELANLPDQYIPKSKTNGIKVKENYGISGAREEAQQAFPHIQKYSLPAFLQAAQKMSLRDAKLTTLLVLIANLNDTCLLHRGGLEGLELAKQEAKKLLTNFSISNMKKLDELYIKHWLSPGGSADLLAATLFVINMSDKLKRGAQHGKVELHISGKSSGY; via the coding sequence ATGAAACAGCATGTAATTTGTAAACGGATTGCTGATGAGGCTGTTGCAGCATTAATCGAAGAAGTTCAATTAACACCAAAGCCAGGTTTAGTAGATACAGAAAATATTGGTGCACATCATGATTTATCTTTAATAAAAATGCAGAATTCAGCACATTCATTGCACAATACGTTTTATCAAATGGCAATGCTGAGTTTCAACCGACAGCCAACAGTAGAAATAAGGGAACAATTTGGCGCAATAGGACGGAATGGTGAAAAAGAAATGTTTGCGGTTACTGAAAATAGTAATACGCATAAAGGGGCGATCTGGTCGATTGGTTTACTTTGTTCCGCAATTGCAAGAAGACAGGGCAAGGTACTCTTTCCGCAAGTATTTAATGATGCTGCAGAACTGGCCAATCTTCCGGATCAATATATTCCGAAGTCCAAAACGAACGGGATTAAAGTAAAAGAGAATTATGGGATTTCAGGTGCCAGAGAAGAAGCGCAGCAGGCATTTCCCCATATTCAAAAGTATAGTTTGCCAGCATTTTTACAGGCGGCTCAAAAAATGTCGCTAAGAGATGCGAAACTTACTACATTGTTAGTATTGATCGCAAATTTAAACGACACTTGTTTACTTCATCGAGGCGGTCTTGAAGGTTTGGAGTTAGCGAAACAGGAAGCGAAGAAACTTCTAACAAACTTTTCAATCTCTAATATGAAGAAACTAGATGAGTTGTATATTAAGCATTGGTTATCTCCAGGGGGATCGGCTGATTTGTTGGCGGCCACATTATTCGTAATTAATATGTCAGATAAACTGAAAAGGGGTGCACAGCATGGAAAAGTTGAATTACACATTTCAGGCAAATCGTCCGGTTACTAA
- a CDS encoding ACP S-malonyltransferase produces the protein MKQAWLFPGQGSQYGGFLESLPTHPTIKETLDEASDVLKTDIKLLATAEKLKSTKNVQITMLAAGVATARAFLNEGAKPDYLAGHSVGAFAAAVTSEVLTFKDALHLVSLRGELMEFLQDEAYGMAVVVGLPESNLIEITQKFHTDEKPVYVSNRNAPQQLTLSGHKEAMQNVLDYVAGKGASSAKMLNVSTPSHCPLFLPVQDRLAKEMENITLQRPKFPLISNRNARVLRQPSRIVQDLAESIALPVRWHDATSILFENGVRQFIEMSPGDVLKKLAKNAFPEADSYSVEKNGFNDCLYLAKNEGV, from the coding sequence ATGAAACAGGCATGGCTTTTTCCAGGGCAAGGTTCGCAATATGGCGGGTTTTTAGAGTCACTTCCTACGCACCCTACTATTAAAGAAACTTTGGATGAAGCTTCAGATGTTTTAAAAACAGATATTAAGCTGCTTGCAACAGCAGAAAAATTAAAGAGTACAAAAAATGTCCAGATTACAATGCTGGCAGCCGGTGTTGCAACAGCCCGCGCCTTTCTAAACGAAGGTGCAAAACCAGACTATTTGGCAGGTCATTCAGTAGGTGCATTTGCCGCCGCGGTGACGAGTGAGGTACTAACATTTAAAGATGCCCTGCATTTAGTTTCGCTTCGTGGGGAACTGATGGAATTTTTACAGGATGAGGCATATGGAATGGCAGTTGTTGTAGGATTGCCTGAATCAAATCTTATAGAAATAACACAGAAATTCCATACGGATGAAAAACCGGTCTATGTATCCAATCGTAATGCACCGCAGCAATTGACTTTATCGGGTCATAAAGAGGCAATGCAAAATGTATTGGACTACGTGGCGGGAAAAGGGGCAAGTTCAGCAAAGATGCTGAATGTTTCTACACCATCCCATTGTCCATTGTTTTTACCGGTTCAGGATCGATTGGCGAAGGAGATGGAGAATATAACGCTCCAAAGGCCGAAATTCCCGTTGATTTCAAATCGAAATGCAAGGGTACTTCGCCAGCCTTCCCGTATCGTTCAGGATTTGGCTGAAAGTATTGCTTTACCTGTCAGATGGCATGATGCAACTTCGATTTTATTTGAAAACGGTGTTCGTCAATTTATTGAAATGTCGCCAGGTGATGTGTTAAAAAAACTTGCTAAAAATGCGTTTCCAGAGGCGGATAGCTATAGTGTAGAAAAGAACGGATTTAATGATTGTCTATATTTAGCAAAAAATGAAGGGGTGTAA
- a CDS encoding superoxide dismutase family protein: MRVISLFVCVLLLSGCSLFQKETVPVSAPEALSAKAQMYDTKNNPVGEILFKESSKGVELTAVLNSLPPGDHGIHLHEVGKCEPPSFESAGAHFNPMKKQHGVNNPEGPHLGDLPNITADEAGKVELNFVTADFTLEKGKENSLFDADGTSVVIHEKADDYKTDPSGNSGARIVCGVVK, encoded by the coding sequence GTGCGAGTAATTAGCTTATTCGTATGTGTACTATTATTAAGCGGGTGCAGTTTATTTCAAAAGGAAACTGTTCCGGTAAGTGCACCGGAAGCTTTATCTGCGAAGGCGCAGATGTATGATACAAAAAATAACCCAGTTGGTGAAATTTTATTTAAAGAATCGTCTAAAGGAGTCGAACTGACTGCTGTATTAAATAGTTTACCGCCGGGTGATCACGGAATCCATCTTCATGAAGTAGGGAAGTGTGAACCACCTAGCTTTGAATCGGCAGGAGCCCATTTCAATCCAATGAAAAAGCAGCATGGCGTGAATAACCCAGAAGGTCCGCATTTAGGCGATCTACCGAATATTACCGCTGATGAAGCTGGTAAAGTGGAGTTAAATTTTGTGACAGCTGATTTTACGCTTGAAAAAGGAAAAGAAAATTCGCTTTTTGATGCAGATGGCACGTCAGTTGTCATTCATGAAAAAGCGGATGATTATAAAACAGATCCGTCAGGAAATTCAGGCGCGCGTATTGTTTGTGGGGTAGTCAAGTAA
- a CDS encoding YjfB family protein, whose translation MSAQLASLQQTVQMSILDKAMNTGAATAVQMIEAMPQPQATPAPHPYKGQTIDVQV comes from the coding sequence ATGTCAGCTCAGCTAGCATCACTGCAGCAAACTGTGCAGATGAGTATTTTAGACAAGGCAATGAATACCGGTGCGGCAACTGCTGTTCAAATGATCGAAGCAATGCCCCAACCGCAAGCAACTCCAGCACCCCACCCTTATAAAGGACAAACGATTGACGTCCAGGTTTAG
- the madL gene encoding malonate transporter subunit MadL yields MVIYGVAILAGCFLFGMFCGELIGTLMGIDSNVGGVGIAMLLLIVVVDKLQKSGKISKPAESGMAFWNAMYIPIVIAMAASQNVLGALTGGPLAIIAGIAVTLISWLCVPLLSGKKAKESAIEFNKNHPATGEVN; encoded by the coding sequence ATGGTTATATATGGTGTTGCCATTTTAGCTGGGTGTTTCTTATTTGGGATGTTCTGTGGTGAATTAATCGGTACTTTAATGGGGATTGATTCAAATGTGGGTGGCGTAGGTATAGCAATGTTGCTATTAATTGTAGTCGTTGATAAATTGCAGAAGAGCGGGAAAATCAGTAAACCTGCCGAAAGTGGCATGGCTTTCTGGAATGCAATGTATATCCCGATCGTAATTGCGATGGCAGCAAGTCAAAATGTATTAGGTGCATTAACAGGGGGTCCTCTTGCAATTATCGCAGGAATTGCTGTAACTCTTATTAGTTGGTTATGTGTTCCATTATTAAGCGGGAAAAAGGCGAAAGAATCTGCCATTGAGTTTAACAAAAATCACCCAGCAACAGGGGAGGTAAACTAA
- a CDS encoding GntR family transcriptional regulator — MNYFERALDNALSIRIANNLLEQVLNGELRPGDQVVESIYAEQYETSRSPVREAIYLLATEGIIERVPRKGAFIKGYTLDDMKDLLDVRNHLEMLAAERIENPSKEKGTLKEMKAVLTKMTKTKSYTEYTHLNYQFHFLIFKLSNSLVLNDMYSKIAIPLLRIQVIHFSNNEIIDKSIMEHTSIYECLKNDDLDQLKSILRKHTEDVIFSVRNKQL; from the coding sequence ATGAATTATTTTGAAAGAGCATTAGACAATGCCTTATCAATTAGAATTGCCAATAACTTGCTCGAACAAGTATTGAATGGTGAGTTAAGACCGGGAGATCAAGTCGTTGAATCGATCTATGCAGAACAGTACGAAACGAGCCGCTCTCCTGTAAGAGAAGCAATATATTTATTAGCTACTGAAGGAATTATTGAGCGTGTTCCTCGAAAAGGGGCATTCATTAAAGGCTATACATTGGATGATATGAAAGATTTACTGGATGTACGAAACCATTTGGAAATGCTGGCAGCAGAACGTATAGAAAATCCGAGTAAAGAAAAAGGCACACTGAAGGAAATGAAAGCCGTCTTAACGAAGATGACGAAAACGAAAAGCTATACAGAATATACGCACTTAAACTATCAATTTCACTTTCTTATATTCAAATTGAGTAATAGCCTAGTGCTAAATGATATGTACAGTAAAATAGCTATACCATTACTACGAATTCAAGTAATCCATTTTTCCAATAACGAAATTATTGATAAATCGATTATGGAGCATACAAGTATTTACGAATGCTTAAAGAATGATGACTTGGATCAGCTGAAGTCCATTTTAAGAAAGCATACAGAGGATGTAATCTTCAGTGTTCGAAATAAGCAGTTATAA